In Cherax quadricarinatus isolate ZL_2023a chromosome 19, ASM3850222v1, whole genome shotgun sequence, the following are encoded in one genomic region:
- the LOC128688299 gene encoding U-scoloptoxin(19)-Tl1a translates to MRVEKSVLMTVFTGASLLLCLLVGEGAAQEAGESIKFRPEDPCSAEGGICGLGTACPVELRHPEKGLCPAQQGLGAECCYGVPDNIIVCRERGGDCVPESVCGRAPRDLKGECGLGEVCCIFL, encoded by the exons ATGAGGGTTGAGAAAAGTGTGTTAATGACAGTGTTCACTGGTGCCTCTCTGCTCCTCTGTCTCCTCGTTG GTGAGGGAGCTGCCCAGGAGGCTGGGGAGAGTATCAAG TTCCGGCCAGAGGATCCATGCTCGGCGGAAGGTGGGATCTGTGGTCTGGGTACTGCCTGCCCGGTTGAGCTGCGACATCCGGAGAAGGGACTGTGTCCAGCCCAGCAGGGTCTGGGCGCAGAGTGCTGCTACGGGG TGCCAGACAACATAATCGTGTGCAGGGAACGTGGGGGAGATTGTGTCCCTGAAAGCGTCTGTGGTAGAGCCCCAAGGGACCTCAAGGGAGAGTGCGGCCTTGGTGAAGTTTGCTGTATCTTCCTCTAG